From the genome of Streptacidiphilus rugosus AM-16, one region includes:
- the pth gene encoding aminoacyl-tRNA hydrolase, translated as MSEQGPWLVVGLGNPGPQYEGNRHNIGFMVADLLAERVGGKFKAHKSRAQVVEGRLSGQRVVLAKPMSFMNLSGGPVVALRDFYKVGVDRLVVIHDELDIDYPTLRLKCGGGDNGHNGLKSITKSLGPDYFRVRAGIGRPPGRMDVADFVLRDFSSSERKELPWFVDRCADSVESLLTEGLERAQSVYNT; from the coding sequence ATGAGCGAGCAGGGACCCTGGCTGGTCGTCGGCCTCGGCAACCCCGGTCCTCAGTACGAGGGGAACCGGCACAACATCGGCTTCATGGTCGCGGACCTGCTGGCCGAGCGCGTGGGCGGGAAGTTCAAGGCGCACAAGAGCCGGGCCCAGGTGGTGGAGGGCCGGCTCTCGGGGCAGCGGGTCGTGCTGGCGAAGCCGATGTCCTTCATGAACCTGTCCGGCGGCCCGGTCGTGGCGCTGCGCGACTTCTACAAGGTCGGTGTGGACCGGCTCGTGGTGATCCACGACGAGCTCGACATCGACTACCCGACGCTGCGCCTCAAGTGCGGCGGCGGGGACAACGGCCACAACGGGCTGAAGTCGATCACCAAGTCCCTCGGCCCGGACTACTTCAGGGTCCGGGCCGGCATCGGCCGTCCGCCGGGCCGGATGGACGTCGCGGACTTCGTGCTGCGGGACTTCTCCTCGTCCGAGCGCAAGGAACTGCCCTGGTTCGTGGACCGGTGCGCGGACTCGGTCGAGTCGCTGCTGACGGAGGGGCTGGAGCGGGCCCAGTCGGTCTACAACACCTGA
- a CDS encoding 50S ribosomal protein L25/general stress protein Ctc — protein MSEIRLSAEVRTEFGKGSARRARRAGLVPAVVYGHGHAPVHLNLPGHDLMLALKTPNALISLPIDGKQEFVLPKAVQREAIKRTIEHVDLILVKRGEKVTVEVPVHTEGELAPGGNLLEHVLNALPVEAEATHLPEAVTVSIEGLEAGASILAKDITLPSGTTLAVDEDAVVLQVIGAQAEAPAEEETEEAAEAADEAPAEA, from the coding sequence ATGTCTGAGATCCGCCTGTCCGCCGAGGTCCGCACCGAGTTCGGCAAGGGCTCCGCCCGCCGCGCCCGTCGCGCCGGCCTGGTCCCCGCGGTCGTCTACGGCCACGGCCACGCCCCGGTCCACCTGAACCTGCCGGGCCACGACCTGATGCTGGCGCTGAAGACCCCGAACGCGCTGATCTCCCTGCCGATCGACGGCAAGCAGGAGTTCGTGCTGCCGAAGGCCGTCCAGCGTGAGGCCATCAAGCGCACCATCGAGCACGTCGACCTGATCCTGGTCAAGCGTGGCGAGAAGGTCACGGTCGAGGTCCCGGTCCACACCGAGGGCGAGCTGGCCCCCGGCGGCAACCTGCTGGAGCACGTCCTCAACGCGCTGCCGGTCGAGGCCGAGGCCACCCACCTGCCCGAGGCCGTCACCGTCTCCATCGAGGGCCTGGAGGCCGGCGCCTCCATCCTCGCCAAGGACATCACCCTGCCGTCCGGCACCACGCTGGCGGTCGACGAGGACGCCGTCGTGCTGCAGGTCATCGGCGCCCAGGCCGAGGCCCCCGCCGAGGAGGAGACCGAGGAGGCGGCCGAGGCCGCTGACGAGGCTCCCGCCGAGGCCTGA
- a CDS encoding ribose-phosphate diphosphokinase has protein sequence MTGIKSSGSRKMMLFSGRAHPALAREVAEQLGVELVPTKALDFANGEIYVRYEESVRGAHAFVLQSHTAPINQWIMEQLIMIDALKRASVKTITVIMPFYGYARQDKKHLGREPISARLIADLLKTAGADRLISVDLHTAQIQGFFDGPVDHLFALPLLADYVGDKVDRAKLTVVSPDAGRVRVADQWSDRLGAPLAIIHKRRDPNVANKVMSAEVVGDVKGRVCVLVDDMIDTGGTIVAAADALFEAGAEDVIVAATHGVLSGPAADRIKNSRASEFVFTNTLPTPGELQLEKVTTLSIAPLIARAIREVFDDGSVTSLFETA, from the coding sequence GTGACCGGGATCAAATCGTCCGGCTCGCGGAAGATGATGCTCTTCTCCGGCCGCGCACACCCCGCCCTCGCGCGGGAGGTGGCCGAGCAGCTGGGTGTCGAGTTGGTCCCCACCAAGGCTCTGGACTTCGCCAACGGCGAGATCTACGTGCGCTACGAGGAGTCGGTGCGCGGTGCGCACGCCTTCGTGCTGCAGAGCCACACCGCGCCGATCAACCAGTGGATCATGGAGCAGCTGATCATGATCGACGCCCTCAAGCGGGCGTCGGTCAAGACCATCACCGTGATCATGCCGTTCTACGGCTACGCCCGTCAGGACAAGAAGCACCTCGGCCGTGAGCCCATCTCGGCGCGGCTGATAGCGGACCTGCTGAAGACGGCGGGCGCCGACCGGCTGATCTCCGTGGACCTGCACACCGCGCAGATCCAGGGCTTCTTCGACGGCCCGGTCGACCACCTCTTCGCACTCCCGCTGCTGGCCGACTACGTCGGCGACAAGGTGGACCGCGCCAAGCTGACGGTCGTCTCCCCGGACGCCGGCCGGGTCCGGGTCGCGGACCAGTGGTCGGACCGCCTGGGCGCGCCGCTGGCGATCATCCACAAGCGTCGCGACCCGAACGTGGCCAACAAGGTCATGTCCGCCGAGGTCGTCGGTGACGTCAAGGGCCGGGTCTGCGTCCTGGTCGACGACATGATCGACACCGGTGGCACCATCGTCGCCGCCGCGGACGCGCTCTTCGAGGCGGGCGCCGAGGACGTCATCGTGGCCGCCACCCACGGCGTGCTCTCCGGCCCGGCGGCGGACCGGATCAAGAACTCCCGGGCGAGCGAGTTCGTCTTCACGAACACGCTGCCGACCCCGGGCGAGCTCCAGCTGGAGAAGGTCACCACGCTCTCCATCGCCCCGCTGATCGCCCGCGCGATCCGCGAGGTCTTCGACGACGGCTCGGTGACCAGCCTGTTCGAGACCGCCTGA
- the glmU gene encoding bifunctional UDP-N-acetylglucosamine diphosphorylase/glucosamine-1-phosphate N-acetyltransferase GlmU: MTPTAVIVLAAGEGTRMKSAALPKVLHPLCGRTLVGHAVAAARELTPEHLAVVIGHMRDKVAAHLAEVDPEVRTVVQEQQNGTGNAVRVALEALAAQGLVLDGTVIVTTGDTPLLTGATLQALAAAHATEGNAVTVLTAEVPDATGYGRILRGEDGSVQAIVEHKDATDAQRAIAEINSGVFAFDGKLLVQGLAEVRTDNSQGEEYLTDVLGILREAGHRVGAVVAADYRDILGINDRVQLAEARRIMNDRLLDAAMRAGVTVVDPATTWLDVQVTYERDAVLHPNTQLLGATSVGEGAEVGPNCTLRDTGIGAGAVVINATAERAVVGAGASVGPYAYLRPGTVLGAKAKAGTYVEMKNAVVGDGAKVPHLSYVGDATIGEGTNIGAASVFVNYDGVNKHRTTIGAHCRTGSDNMFVAPVTVGDGAYTAAGSVIYQDVPPGALGVTRPQQRNIEGWVERKRPGSASAQAAAAAKAEAEGAAEA; the protein is encoded by the coding sequence ATGACTCCCACCGCTGTGATCGTTCTCGCCGCCGGCGAGGGCACCCGGATGAAGTCGGCCGCCCTGCCGAAGGTGCTGCACCCGCTGTGCGGACGCACACTCGTCGGGCATGCCGTCGCCGCCGCGCGGGAGCTGACGCCGGAGCATCTGGCCGTCGTCATCGGCCACATGCGGGACAAGGTCGCCGCGCACCTCGCCGAGGTGGACCCGGAGGTCCGCACGGTCGTTCAGGAGCAGCAGAACGGCACCGGCAACGCCGTGCGGGTCGCCCTGGAGGCGCTCGCCGCTCAGGGGCTCGTGCTGGACGGGACGGTCATCGTCACCACCGGTGACACCCCTCTGCTCACCGGCGCCACGCTGCAGGCGCTCGCCGCCGCGCACGCCACCGAGGGGAACGCCGTCACGGTGCTCACCGCGGAGGTTCCCGACGCCACCGGCTACGGCCGGATCCTGCGTGGCGAGGACGGCTCGGTCCAGGCGATCGTCGAGCACAAGGACGCCACCGACGCCCAGCGCGCCATCGCCGAGATCAACTCGGGTGTCTTCGCCTTCGACGGCAAGTTGCTGGTCCAGGGGCTGGCCGAGGTCCGCACCGACAACAGCCAGGGTGAGGAGTACCTCACCGACGTGCTCGGGATCCTGCGCGAGGCCGGACACCGCGTCGGCGCGGTCGTGGCCGCCGACTACCGCGACATCCTCGGCATCAACGACCGGGTCCAGCTCGCCGAGGCCCGCCGGATCATGAACGACCGGCTGCTCGACGCCGCGATGCGCGCGGGTGTCACCGTCGTCGATCCGGCCACCACCTGGCTCGACGTGCAGGTCACCTACGAGCGTGACGCGGTGCTGCACCCGAACACCCAACTGCTCGGTGCGACCTCGGTCGGCGAGGGCGCCGAGGTCGGTCCGAACTGCACGCTGCGGGACACCGGGATCGGCGCCGGAGCCGTTGTGATCAATGCCACAGCCGAGCGTGCGGTGGTCGGGGCGGGCGCCAGCGTCGGTCCGTACGCCTATCTGCGTCCGGGCACGGTGCTGGGTGCGAAGGCCAAGGCGGGTACGTACGTCGAGATGAAGAACGCCGTCGTCGGCGACGGCGCGAAGGTGCCGCACCTCAGCTATGTGGGCGACGCGACCATCGGCGAGGGCACGAACATCGGCGCTGCCTCGGTGTTCGTCAACTACGACGGCGTCAACAAGCACCGCACCACGATCGGCGCCCACTGTCGGACGGGCTCTGACAACATGTTCGTCGCCCCGGTGACGGTGGGGGACGGCGCGTACACCGCGGCGGGCTCGGTGATCTACCAGGACGTGCCGCCCGGGGCTCTGGGCGTGACCCGTCCGCAGCAGCGGAACATCGAGGGCTGGGTGGAGCGCAAGCGGCCGGGATCCGCGTCGGCGCAGGCCGCGGCGGCTGCGAAGGCCGAGGCCGAAGGGGCCGCTGAGGCGTAG
- a CDS encoding acyl-CoA desaturase, with the protein MTLQITDVVDNGPSRPPTDGTRGGERQGMAQRVALGLFIVVPFLAVLAAVPVAWGWGVGWHDVVIAVAMYFTACHGITVGFHRYFTHGSFKANRALKIAMAVAGSLAVEGPIVRWVADHRKHHKFSDREGDPHSPWRYGESVPSLLRGLWWAHMGWLFDEEQTPQQQYAPDLVKDRDVHWISRQFFLFTMVSLLLPPLVGGLWAWSWQGALTAFFWGSLVRIALLHHVTWSINSICHAVGARPFRSRDRSGNVWWLAVLSCGESWHNLHHADPTSARHGVLRGQVDSSARLIRWFERIGWATDVRWPSRDRLAARRAA; encoded by the coding sequence ATGACTTTGCAGATCACCGACGTCGTCGACAACGGTCCGAGCCGGCCGCCGACAGATGGGACCAGAGGCGGGGAGCGCCAGGGGATGGCGCAGCGCGTCGCTCTGGGGCTGTTCATCGTGGTGCCGTTCCTCGCCGTGCTGGCCGCGGTGCCGGTCGCCTGGGGGTGGGGCGTCGGGTGGCACGACGTCGTCATCGCCGTGGCGATGTACTTCACCGCCTGTCACGGGATCACCGTCGGTTTCCACCGCTACTTCACGCACGGTTCCTTCAAGGCCAACCGCGCCCTGAAGATCGCCATGGCCGTGGCCGGCAGTCTCGCCGTCGAGGGGCCGATCGTGCGGTGGGTGGCCGACCACCGCAAGCACCACAAGTTCTCCGACCGCGAGGGCGACCCGCACTCGCCGTGGCGTTACGGCGAGTCCGTTCCCTCGCTGCTGCGCGGCCTGTGGTGGGCGCACATGGGGTGGCTCTTCGACGAGGAGCAGACCCCGCAGCAGCAGTACGCGCCGGACCTGGTGAAGGACCGCGACGTGCACTGGATCTCCCGTCAGTTCTTCCTCTTCACGATGGTCTCGCTGCTGCTTCCGCCGCTGGTCGGCGGCCTGTGGGCATGGTCCTGGCAGGGCGCGCTGACCGCGTTCTTCTGGGGCTCGCTGGTGCGGATCGCGCTGCTGCACCACGTGACCTGGTCGATCAACTCGATCTGTCACGCGGTCGGGGCCCGGCCGTTCCGCTCGCGGGACCGCAGCGGCAACGTCTGGTGGCTGGCGGTGCTGTCCTGCGGGGAGTCGTGGCACAACCTGCACCACGCCGATCCCACCTCGGCCCGGCACGGCGTGCTGCGCGGACAGGTCGACTCGTCGGCGCGGCTGATCCGCTGGTTCGAGCGAATCGGCTGGGCCACGGACGTCCGCTGGCCGAGCCGGGATCGGTTGGCGGCCCGGCGGGCGGCATGA
- a CDS encoding TetR/AcrR family transcriptional regulator: MSGKQRREQLLDIGRTLFAERGYDATSVEEIAAKAGVSKPVVYEHFGGKEGLYAVVVDREMQLLLDMVTGSLTGGHPRELCEEAAFALLDYIETSTDGFRILTRDSPVTQSTGTFASLIGDIANQVEDILGLEFKSRGYDPKLAPMYAQMLVGMVALTGQWWLDVRKPKKAEVVAHLVNLAWHGLEGMERRPQLVGRRKS, from the coding sequence ATGAGCGGGAAGCAGCGCCGCGAGCAGCTGCTGGACATCGGGCGGACGCTGTTCGCGGAGCGCGGCTACGACGCGACGTCGGTGGAGGAGATCGCGGCGAAGGCCGGGGTCTCGAAGCCGGTGGTCTACGAGCACTTCGGGGGCAAGGAGGGGCTGTACGCGGTCGTCGTGGACCGCGAGATGCAGTTGCTGCTGGACATGGTCACCGGCTCGCTGACGGGCGGTCATCCGCGGGAGCTGTGCGAGGAGGCGGCGTTCGCGCTGCTCGACTACATCGAGACCTCGACGGACGGCTTCCGGATCCTGACGAGGGACTCGCCGGTGACGCAGTCGACGGGGACCTTCGCGTCGCTGATCGGCGACATCGCGAACCAGGTGGAAGACATCCTCGGCCTGGAGTTCAAGTCGCGGGGCTACGACCCGAAGCTGGCGCCGATGTACGCGCAGATGCTGGTGGGCATGGTGGCTCTGACGGGCCAGTGGTGGCTGGACGTCCGCAAGCCGAAGAAGGCGGAGGTCGTCGCGCATCTGGTGAACCTGGCCTGGCACGGTCTTGAGGGCATGGAGCGCCGCCCCCAGCTGGTCGGCCGCAGGAAGTCCTAG
- a CDS encoding VOC family protein — MIVALDHVQLAAPAGSENALRAYYVGVLGLTEIPKPPVLAARGGCWFATGDGAVQIHVGIEDPFTPAKKAHPALRVAGIRAYADSLAAGGAQVVWDDNLPGHDRFYSFDPSGNRIEFLEPRG, encoded by the coding sequence GTGATCGTCGCCCTCGACCATGTCCAGCTCGCCGCGCCCGCCGGCAGCGAGAACGCGCTGCGCGCCTACTACGTCGGCGTGCTGGGCCTGACCGAGATCCCCAAGCCCCCCGTGCTCGCCGCGCGCGGCGGCTGCTGGTTCGCCACCGGCGACGGAGCCGTCCAGATCCACGTCGGGATCGAGGACCCCTTCACCCCGGCGAAGAAGGCCCACCCCGCGCTGCGCGTCGCCGGGATCCGCGCCTACGCGGACTCCCTCGCCGCCGGCGGCGCCCAGGTCGTCTGGGACGACAACCTGCCGGGCCACGACCGCTTCTACTCCTTCGACCCCTCGGGCAACCGCATCGAGTTCCTCGAACCGCGCGGCTGA
- a CDS encoding methyltransferase domain-containing protein, whose product MTPVSWDPKQYLRHADLRSRPFFELVDRIPCTPSRVVDLGCGPGNTTAALPARWPGAVVTGLDSSPAMIEQARRDHGSAVDFRIGDITRYAPPSSGADRPDLILSNAALQWVPGHLSLFPRWIAALPGGGTLAFQVPGNFDQPSHTLLTELRNSPRWKAAVGGPHRADIPRPAEYLTALAGLDCAVDVWETTYHQVLTGDHPVIDWMLGTGLRPALDALPNPEQRADFLAEYGALLDTAYPRQSFGTVLPYRRVFAVAVKR is encoded by the coding sequence ATGACGCCTGTCAGCTGGGACCCGAAGCAGTACCTCCGGCACGCCGACCTGCGCAGCCGCCCGTTCTTCGAACTCGTCGACCGCATCCCCTGCACCCCGAGCCGCGTCGTCGACCTGGGCTGCGGCCCGGGAAACACGACCGCCGCCCTCCCCGCCCGCTGGCCCGGCGCCGTCGTCACCGGACTGGACAGCTCCCCCGCGATGATCGAGCAGGCCCGCCGCGACCACGGCTCCGCCGTCGACTTCCGGATCGGCGACATCACCCGCTACGCCCCGCCGTCGAGCGGAGCCGACCGGCCCGACCTCATCCTCTCCAACGCCGCACTGCAGTGGGTGCCAGGACACCTCTCCCTCTTCCCCCGCTGGATCGCGGCGCTGCCCGGCGGCGGAACCCTCGCCTTCCAGGTCCCCGGCAACTTCGACCAGCCCTCGCACACACTGCTGACCGAACTGCGCAACAGCCCCCGCTGGAAGGCCGCCGTCGGCGGCCCGCACCGCGCCGACATCCCCCGACCCGCCGAGTACCTCACCGCCCTGGCCGGACTCGACTGCGCGGTCGACGTCTGGGAGACCACCTACCACCAGGTGCTGACGGGGGACCACCCCGTCATCGACTGGATGCTCGGCACCGGCCTTCGCCCCGCGCTCGACGCGCTCCCCAACCCGGAACAGCGCGCCGACTTCCTCGCCGAGTACGGCGCGCTGCTCGACACCGCCTATCCGCGGCAGAGCTTCGGCACCGTCCTGCCCTACCGCCGCGTCTTCGCCGTCGCCGTCAAGCGCTGA
- a CDS encoding MarR family winged helix-turn-helix transcriptional regulator, producing MEDEVDRLVAAWRRERPDLDVAPLEVLSRVSRLSRHLDRARRTAFAEHSLEPWEFDVLTALRRAGTPYQLSPGQLLTQTLVTSGTMTNRIDRLAGKDLVQRLPDPGDRRGVLVRLTQAGQERADAALSGLLDHERAILGELSPAQRDDLAALLRQLVAPFDNLPE from the coding sequence ATGGAGGACGAGGTCGATCGGCTGGTCGCAGCGTGGCGTCGCGAGCGCCCCGACCTCGACGTGGCCCCGCTCGAGGTACTGAGCCGGGTCAGCAGGCTCTCCCGCCACCTCGACCGGGCGCGCCGCACCGCCTTCGCGGAGCACTCGCTGGAGCCCTGGGAGTTCGACGTCCTCACCGCGCTGCGCCGCGCGGGGACGCCCTACCAGCTCTCCCCCGGCCAGCTGCTCACCCAGACCCTGGTCACCTCCGGCACCATGACCAACCGGATCGACCGCCTGGCCGGCAAGGACCTGGTCCAGCGCCTGCCCGACCCCGGCGACCGACGCGGCGTACTGGTGCGGCTGACCCAGGCGGGTCAGGAGCGCGCCGACGCGGCCCTCTCCGGCCTGCTCGACCACGAGCGGGCGATCCTTGGCGAGCTCTCCCCCGCCCAGCGCGACGACCTCGCCGCGCTGCTGCGTCAGCTCGTGGCCCCCTTCGACAACCTGCCGGAGTAG
- a CDS encoding SGNH/GDSL hydrolase family protein encodes MTALPRLARTMGAAATAALLALAMAGPASAAARPQAGVTVQAVSPAHHHESPEYYVSLGDSLAAGYQPNVGHNTDVSYTDQLFARLKQHDPDLVHIKLGCSGETTESMINGGICSYPGATSQLDAAVKFLRAHRGHVSYVTLDIGANDVDGCLKGGSIDPACASQGIATVAAQMPQITKALHRAGGSHPRYAGMNYYDPFLAVWLTGPAGQQAAQLSTQLGVGLNGAVAAGLRAGDFRLADVSTAFSTLDFADQVTLPGFGQVPLNVARICTWTWECTPFHDIHANPTGHAVIAGVFQELFRHHRR; translated from the coding sequence ATGACCGCACTCCCGCGGCTGGCGCGCACCATGGGCGCCGCCGCCACCGCCGCGCTGCTCGCCCTCGCCATGGCCGGCCCGGCCTCCGCGGCCGCCCGACCCCAGGCGGGCGTCACCGTCCAGGCGGTGAGCCCGGCGCACCACCACGAGAGCCCTGAGTACTACGTCTCGCTCGGCGACTCGCTGGCGGCCGGATACCAGCCCAACGTCGGTCACAACACCGACGTCTCCTACACCGACCAGCTCTTCGCCAGACTCAAGCAGCACGATCCGGACCTGGTCCACATCAAGCTGGGCTGCTCGGGCGAGACCACCGAGAGCATGATCAACGGGGGCATCTGCAGCTACCCGGGGGCGACCTCGCAGCTCGACGCGGCGGTCAAGTTCCTGCGGGCCCACCGCGGCCACGTCAGCTACGTGACCCTTGACATCGGCGCCAACGACGTGGACGGCTGCCTCAAGGGCGGCTCGATCGACCCCGCCTGCGCGAGCCAGGGCATCGCCACCGTGGCCGCCCAGATGCCGCAGATCACCAAGGCCCTGCACCGGGCCGGCGGCAGCCACCCGCGGTACGCCGGGATGAACTACTACGACCCGTTCCTGGCCGTGTGGCTGACCGGACCGGCGGGGCAGCAGGCGGCGCAGCTCTCCACCCAGTTGGGCGTGGGGCTGAACGGCGCGGTCGCGGCCGGCCTGCGGGCGGGCGACTTCCGGCTGGCGGACGTCTCCACCGCGTTCTCCACACTCGACTTCGCCGACCAGGTCACCCTTCCCGGCTTCGGCCAGGTCCCGCTCAACGTGGCCAGGATCTGCACCTGGACCTGGGAGTGCACCCCCTTCCACGACATCCACGCCAACCCCACCGGTCACGCGGTGATCGCGGGCGTCTTCCAGGAGCTCTTCCGGCACCACCGGCGGTAG
- a CDS encoding phosphatidylglycerol lysyltransferase domain-containing protein, translating to MDAHVSSETTPSSRQKWQHRAALAAVWYLRIATVLNLLGAFSAPFRRQVTRHNTGELFTPYLLTAGFTSAAVACFMAIMMRRGKRAAWIFNLVLSGAYILLVALVMIVGPEVREHVFNWISTGISAFFLLCLVVGRREFHAKGDRSNPLLALGTLIGGGVLGMLIGTALVTLTNTAEGSTLWDRMNYALMRVYTLAPAGSEHVGVQIPHWVDIAINVMSVILFLLVLYALFRAPKGKEYLGAEDESRLRALLDRHGERDSLGYFALRRDKSVVFSTSCKAAVVYRVVGGVSLASGDPIGDVEAWPGAIEQWLEQAELHAWTPAVMGASEEGGTVYARHGLNALELGDEAIVEVDEFTLEGRAMRGVRQAHKRVGRAGYTVRARRHGEIPEDEMDALLSLADHWRDGETERGFSMALGRLGDPDDGQCVMLECHDGEGELRALLSFVPWGREGLSLDLMRRDRESDNGLMEFMVIELIQQAEKLGVKRISLNFAMFRAVFERGGKLGAGPVLRLWREVLIFFSRWWQIESLYRANAKYRPIWEPRYLLFERSSDLPRISIASARAEGFITAPSLPSLFKRRHAPLAPPAESRPAPVAGPPGE from the coding sequence ATGGATGCGCACGTGTCGAGCGAGACCACGCCCAGCAGTCGTCAGAAGTGGCAGCACCGAGCCGCGCTCGCCGCCGTCTGGTACCTGCGCATCGCCACCGTGCTCAACCTGCTGGGCGCCTTCTCGGCCCCGTTCCGCCGCCAGGTCACCCGGCACAACACCGGTGAGCTGTTCACGCCCTACCTGCTGACCGCGGGCTTCACCTCGGCCGCCGTCGCCTGTTTCATGGCGATCATGATGCGACGCGGCAAACGGGCCGCGTGGATCTTCAACCTGGTCCTCTCCGGCGCGTACATCCTGCTCGTGGCCCTGGTCATGATCGTCGGCCCCGAGGTGCGCGAACACGTCTTCAACTGGATCTCCACCGGCATCAGCGCCTTCTTCCTGCTCTGCCTGGTGGTCGGCCGCCGGGAGTTCCACGCCAAGGGCGACCGGTCCAACCCGCTGCTCGCCCTGGGAACCCTGATCGGCGGCGGCGTGCTCGGCATGCTGATCGGCACCGCGCTGGTCACCCTGACCAACACGGCCGAGGGCTCGACCCTGTGGGACCGGATGAACTACGCGCTGATGCGCGTCTACACCCTCGCCCCGGCCGGATCCGAGCACGTCGGCGTGCAGATCCCGCACTGGGTGGACATCGCCATCAACGTGATGAGCGTGATCCTCTTCCTGCTCGTGCTCTACGCCCTCTTCCGCGCCCCGAAGGGCAAGGAGTACCTGGGCGCGGAGGACGAGAGCCGGCTGCGCGCACTGCTCGACCGGCACGGCGAACGCGACTCGCTCGGCTACTTCGCCCTGCGCCGAGACAAGAGCGTGGTCTTCTCCACCAGCTGCAAGGCGGCCGTCGTGTACCGCGTGGTCGGCGGCGTCTCGCTGGCCTCCGGCGATCCGATCGGCGACGTGGAGGCGTGGCCGGGGGCGATCGAGCAGTGGCTGGAGCAGGCCGAGCTGCACGCCTGGACGCCGGCCGTGATGGGCGCGAGCGAGGAGGGCGGCACCGTGTACGCCCGCCACGGCCTGAACGCCCTGGAACTCGGTGACGAGGCGATCGTCGAGGTGGACGAGTTCACACTCGAGGGCCGCGCGATGCGTGGCGTCAGGCAGGCCCACAAGCGCGTCGGCCGGGCCGGCTACACCGTCCGGGCGCGCCGCCACGGCGAGATTCCCGAGGACGAGATGGACGCGCTGCTGAGCCTGGCCGACCACTGGCGCGACGGCGAGACCGAACGCGGCTTCTCGATGGCGCTCGGCCGCCTGGGCGACCCCGACGACGGCCAGTGCGTGATGCTCGAGTGCCACGACGGCGAGGGGGAACTCAGGGCCCTGCTGAGCTTCGTCCCGTGGGGCCGCGAGGGCCTGTCGCTGGACCTGATGCGCCGGGACCGCGAGTCCGACAACGGCCTGATGGAGTTCATGGTCATCGAGCTGATCCAGCAGGCGGAGAAGCTGGGCGTGAAGCGGATCTCGCTGAACTTCGCCATGTTCCGCGCGGTCTTCGAGCGCGGCGGCAAGCTGGGCGCGGGACCGGTGCTGCGCCTGTGGCGCGAGGTGCTGATCTTCTTCTCGCGCTGGTGGCAGATCGAGTCCCTCTACCGGGCCAACGCCAAGTACCGGCCCATCTGGGAGCCGCGCTACCTGCTGTTCGAACGCAGCAGCGACCTCCCCAGGATCAGCATCGCCTCGGCCCGCGCGGAGGGCTTCATCACCGCTCCGAGCCTGCCCTCCCTGTTCAAACGGCGCCACGCGCCGCTTGCGCCGCCCGCCGAAAGCCGGCCCGCGCCGGTCGCGGGTCCTCCCGGCGAATGA
- a CDS encoding LuxR C-terminal-related transcriptional regulator, which translates to MGRIRVLVADGHRIFAEALATALAAEPDVEVAAAGSAAAAERSLERAAGEGRAFQVMLVDADLGAGPGAGSTLGVTAHVPAQRRPLAAPALPPRPPTAQGGDGIALIGRARAVHPDLRVIVLATADDPHRAVRALQAGAGGWVAKESSLGRLMAVIRGVMRDETHLPPSLLTGVVRELTAARRDRTESERLVDSLTPREKQVLRCMVAGLGRQAVADRLYLSPHTVRTHMQNVLGKLGVHSTLAAVALARRAGVGPAEG; encoded by the coding sequence GTGGGGCGGATCAGGGTGCTGGTGGCCGACGGTCACCGGATCTTCGCCGAGGCGCTGGCCACCGCGCTCGCCGCGGAGCCTGACGTAGAGGTCGCGGCAGCCGGCAGCGCCGCCGCCGCCGAGCGGTCGCTGGAGCGCGCCGCAGGCGAGGGGCGGGCGTTCCAGGTGATGCTCGTCGACGCCGACCTCGGCGCGGGCCCGGGCGCGGGCTCCACCCTCGGCGTCACCGCCCATGTGCCCGCCCAGCGCCGGCCGCTCGCCGCGCCCGCCTTACCGCCGCGCCCGCCGACCGCTCAGGGCGGGGACGGAATCGCACTGATCGGGCGGGCCAGGGCGGTCCACCCGGACCTGCGGGTGATCGTCCTGGCCACCGCCGACGATCCGCATCGCGCCGTGCGCGCGCTGCAGGCCGGCGCCGGCGGGTGGGTCGCGAAGGAGAGCTCGCTCGGACGGCTGATGGCCGTGATCCGGGGCGTGATGCGGGACGAGACGCACCTGCCGCCCAGCCTGCTCACCGGCGTCGTCCGCGAGCTCACCGCCGCCCGGCGGGACCGCACCGAGAGCGAGCGGCTGGTGGACTCGCTCACCCCGCGCGAGAAGCAGGTGCTGCGCTGCATGGTCGCCGGCCTCGGGCGGCAGGCCGTCGCCGACCGGCTCTACCTCTCGCCGCACACCGTGCGCACCCATATGCAGAACGTCCTCGGGAAACTGGGCGTCCACTCCACCCTCGCGGCCGTCGCCCTGGCCCGCCGGGCGGGCGTCGGACCCGCCGAGGGCTGA